A genomic region of uncultured Roseibium sp. contains the following coding sequences:
- a CDS encoding ABC transporter permease, translating to MLSFIARRLAIAIPTIFLVSVFVFFLQKLLPGDPALVLAGEERDPDTLAFIREKYHLNEPILVQYFYWVSGMLQGDFGISLRTNQPVLELIGEKLPVTIQLAVMAMLIAMIIGIPAGIVSAVRKGTAIDYTANIVALSGLSIPNFWLGIMLIMLVSVHLGWLPASGYESPFVDPVRSLETMIMPAFVLGTALAATLMRHTRSAMLGVLRADYVRTARAKGLQEKVVVLKHAFRNALLPIVTLSALLFGELLAGAVLTEQIFTIPGFGKLIVDAVFTRDYAVVQGVVMCTAVGFILMNLVADVLYFLLNPRMRTAL from the coding sequence ATGCTGTCATTCATCGCAAGACGACTCGCGATAGCCATTCCGACCATTTTTCTGGTTTCGGTCTTCGTGTTTTTCCTGCAGAAACTTCTGCCCGGAGATCCGGCGCTGGTTCTGGCGGGCGAGGAGCGCGATCCGGACACGCTGGCGTTCATCCGCGAGAAGTATCACCTAAACGAGCCGATCCTGGTGCAGTACTTCTATTGGGTCAGCGGCATGTTGCAGGGTGACTTCGGCATATCGCTGCGAACCAACCAGCCCGTTCTGGAACTCATCGGTGAAAAACTGCCGGTCACGATCCAGCTCGCTGTCATGGCCATGCTCATTGCCATGATCATCGGCATCCCGGCCGGTATCGTGTCGGCTGTCAGGAAAGGCACCGCCATCGACTACACGGCCAATATCGTCGCGCTGTCCGGTCTGTCGATTCCGAATTTCTGGCTGGGCATCATGCTGATCATGCTTGTCTCGGTTCATCTCGGCTGGCTGCCGGCATCCGGGTACGAGTCACCGTTCGTCGATCCCGTCAGATCTCTCGAAACGATGATCATGCCGGCCTTCGTGCTCGGAACCGCCCTGGCGGCCACCCTGATGCGCCACACCCGCTCGGCAATGCTCGGCGTGCTGCGGGCGGATTATGTCCGTACCGCCCGGGCAAAGGGATTGCAGGAGAAGGTGGTCGTTCTGAAACACGCCTTCCGGAATGCGCTGCTTCCGATCGTCACCCTGAGCGCACTCCTGTTCGGGGAACTGCTGGCCGGTGCCGTGCTGACCGAACAGATCTTCACGATCCCCGGCTTCGGCAAGCTGATTGTCGATGCGGTTTTCACCCGGGACTACGCCGTTGTCCAGGGTGTGGTCATGTGCACGGCCGTCGGCTTCATTCTCATGAACCTTGTCGCCGATGTTCTTTATTTCCTCCTCAATCCACGCATGAGGACTGCCCTGTGA
- a CDS encoding dipeptide ABC transporter ATP-binding protein: MKHFAQDTILEARDVGRTFTRGGGLFQQKSIVRAVDGVDLAVRRGETLAIVGESGCGKSTLARTLVRLLEPTRGQVLYEGSDIAHLPAREMRKLRKDLQFVFQDPFSSLNPRMTVGAIVEEPLTVHLDDSKALRREKVAALLQRVGLRASMANRYPHEFSGGQRQRIGIARALASEPKVIVADEPVSALDVSVQAQVINLLEDLKAEFSLTLILIAHDLAVIRHMSDRVAVMYLGEVVEIGDTETVYGAPRHPYTQALMRAIPVPAPGMRAMTADLAGDIPSPLNPPSGCRFHTRCRHADKDCGTRRPALETADGTRQVACHHWQQIAATRTGQKQEPTRSAATEKRFSLYREWSRKKSKNQASVPGSTTTQRKD, encoded by the coding sequence ATGAAGCACTTTGCGCAGGATACGATCCTTGAAGCCCGCGATGTCGGGCGCACTTTCACGCGCGGCGGCGGCCTTTTCCAGCAAAAGTCGATTGTCCGGGCCGTCGATGGTGTCGACCTGGCTGTGCGGCGCGGCGAGACCCTTGCGATCGTCGGGGAAAGCGGGTGCGGAAAGTCCACACTGGCCAGAACCCTTGTCCGGCTTCTTGAGCCGACCAGGGGCCAGGTTCTCTACGAAGGCAGTGACATTGCCCATCTTCCCGCCCGCGAGATGCGCAAATTGCGCAAGGATCTGCAATTCGTCTTCCAGGATCCCTTCTCGTCGCTCAATCCGAGAATGACGGTCGGGGCCATCGTCGAAGAACCCCTGACCGTTCACTTAGATGACAGCAAGGCGCTGCGGCGAGAGAAGGTCGCCGCACTGCTGCAAAGGGTCGGCCTTCGCGCGAGCATGGCGAACAGATATCCGCACGAATTTTCCGGCGGCCAGCGGCAGCGTATAGGCATTGCCCGCGCGCTTGCGAGCGAGCCGAAGGTCATCGTTGCCGACGAACCGGTCTCCGCCCTCGATGTCTCCGTTCAGGCCCAGGTGATCAACCTCCTTGAGGACCTGAAAGCGGAGTTCAGCCTCACACTCATCCTGATCGCTCATGATCTTGCCGTCATCCGGCACATGAGCGACCGGGTGGCCGTCATGTATCTCGGAGAGGTCGTCGAGATCGGGGATACGGAAACCGTCTATGGCGCGCCCCGGCACCCTTACACCCAGGCCCTGATGCGCGCGATCCCGGTGCCGGCGCCGGGCATGCGAGCGATGACAGCCGATCTTGCGGGCGACATTCCCTCACCGCTGAATCCGCCGTCCGGATGCCGTTTCCACACCCGTTGCCGTCACGCCGACAAGGACTGCGGAACAAGGCGTCCCGCGCTTGAAACCGCCGACGGAACACGCCAGGTCGCCTGCCATCACTGGCAGCAGATCGCGGCAACCCGGACCGGACAAAAACAAGAGCCGACCCGAAGTGCGGCCACTGAAAAACGCTTCTCCCTGTACCGGGAGTGGAGCCGGAAGAAGTCGAAAAACCAGGCCTCCGTCCCCGGTAGCACAACCACCCAGAGGAAAGACTGA
- a CDS encoding FCD domain-containing protein encodes MTEDRPTRRNSSLALERLRILVDQLALDGVRQLPTERDLSEQIGVGRRAVRRALEVLETEGFIWRRQGAGTFIGSRPSDGEPQLSKLPEMSNMLEVMEVRLRLEPALAQLAAIRATPQDIIQMRHVADKVGEADDMDGRELWDGALHRAIAKAAGNTLFLALFDVVDRMRQNDSWRHVREALRTRETVSQYKAQHSDIVDAIERHDPVSAERLMRQHLLSLQERLLFQTSESADNG; translated from the coding sequence GAAACTCCAGCCTGGCTCTGGAACGCCTGCGAATTCTCGTGGACCAGCTGGCGCTGGACGGCGTTCGCCAGCTCCCGACAGAACGGGACCTTTCCGAGCAAATTGGTGTCGGTCGCCGTGCAGTTCGCCGGGCGCTGGAGGTTCTTGAGACCGAAGGGTTCATCTGGCGGCGGCAGGGTGCCGGCACCTTCATCGGGTCCAGGCCGAGCGACGGCGAGCCCCAGCTCAGCAAGCTGCCCGAGATGAGCAACATGCTCGAGGTCATGGAAGTGCGCCTGCGTCTGGAACCGGCCCTCGCGCAACTGGCCGCGATCCGGGCAACGCCGCAGGACATCATCCAGATGCGTCATGTCGCGGACAAGGTCGGCGAGGCGGACGACATGGACGGACGTGAGCTGTGGGATGGCGCGCTGCACCGGGCCATTGCAAAGGCCGCCGGCAACACGTTGTTTCTCGCGCTGTTCGATGTCGTTGACCGCATGCGTCAGAACGACAGCTGGCGCCATGTGCGTGAAGCCCTGCGCACCCGCGAGACGGTTTCTCAGTACAAGGCTCAGCATTCCGACATCGTGGACGCGATCGAACGCCATGACCCCGTATCCGCCGAGCGGCTGATGCGTCAGCATCTGCTTTCCCTCCAGGAACGGCTTCTCTTCCAGACCTCGGAAAGCGCCGATAATGGGTGA
- a CDS encoding serine hydrolase domain-containing protein — protein sequence MDGLVTTVLDQDAVAGAVVVIVSGDNVILSKGYRLADARTGRLMTPDEDKIPLASVTKVFTALAVLQLAREGRLALGDPIARHLPDLKLNQRFGDIRVLHLLSHTAGLEDRYRGYFAAHDELAATSELEHISKVLPKQVRPPEDVIAYSNASFVLLGAIVRAVSGLPFETYLAETVLAQMGIDDPHFMHEPRKAGTVSPFHVWQDGLYHAIDPEPFSAIHTPSGGLALTGRDMARAMQFLLRTSSGSAGAALSANLAADMKRAAWPDRRAFAGRSLGYWTENWAGHRVYHHGGSHFGFQSGMTLVPALDIGIFVAANGTGGDALMALPRRLLREIAAPHKRPSAARTTCNMTCLHAYEGRYLTTRRNDTGLDRVVVPYQTAFTVTASENSALLVTGLGHSRRFEAIGEDRFETPEGDTRLGFRRTNDGHIVGADLNGGLHSFDRLHFWHTETSLDSALWTALAGALLCLASAFSGWRARQQISSLPLWQGLTWIGIIAVFTEVLEQATHGDDLSVAASPGAGLWTMTILFGVGAASLLPVTVWLSSTNGEQHISKGERIAVLAALPFFVWSLFAAWKWNLPTAALTW from the coding sequence GTGGACGGACTTGTCACCACTGTCCTGGATCAGGATGCGGTTGCCGGCGCGGTTGTGGTCATTGTCTCCGGCGACAATGTCATCCTCTCGAAAGGCTACAGACTGGCTGACGCAAGGACCGGGCGATTGATGACACCTGATGAGGACAAGATTCCGCTGGCGTCGGTGACGAAGGTGTTCACAGCACTCGCGGTCTTGCAGCTTGCAAGAGAAGGCCGGCTTGCGCTCGGCGACCCGATTGCCAGGCATCTGCCGGATCTGAAATTGAACCAGCGGTTCGGGGACATCCGCGTCCTCCATCTGCTGAGCCATACGGCTGGACTTGAAGATCGTTATCGCGGCTACTTCGCTGCGCACGACGAGCTTGCGGCCACGTCCGAACTTGAGCACATTTCAAAGGTTCTGCCGAAACAGGTGCGCCCGCCGGAAGATGTGATTGCCTATTCGAATGCGAGTTTTGTCCTGCTCGGCGCGATCGTACGGGCTGTCTCGGGTCTGCCCTTCGAAACCTATCTTGCGGAGACGGTCCTCGCCCAGATGGGGATTGATGATCCTCATTTCATGCATGAACCCCGGAAGGCAGGCACCGTCAGCCCGTTTCACGTCTGGCAAGACGGTCTCTATCATGCCATCGACCCGGAACCGTTCTCAGCCATCCACACACCGTCCGGGGGACTTGCCCTGACCGGGCGCGACATGGCGCGCGCCATGCAGTTCCTGCTGCGTACCAGTTCTGGCAGCGCAGGTGCTGCTCTCTCTGCCAACCTGGCCGCGGACATGAAACGAGCCGCCTGGCCGGATCGTCGGGCCTTTGCAGGGCGCAGTCTCGGGTATTGGACCGAAAACTGGGCCGGGCACCGGGTGTATCATCACGGCGGCTCACATTTCGGGTTTCAGTCCGGCATGACGCTGGTGCCCGCGCTCGATATCGGGATCTTTGTCGCCGCCAACGGCACGGGCGGGGACGCGTTGATGGCGCTGCCGCGCCGCCTTCTTCGCGAGATTGCCGCGCCGCACAAGAGACCGTCGGCCGCACGCACGACCTGCAACATGACCTGCCTTCACGCCTACGAGGGCCGCTACCTGACCACACGGCGCAATGACACAGGTCTGGATCGTGTTGTCGTGCCTTATCAGACTGCATTTACTGTCACGGCCTCGGAGAACAGCGCGCTCCTGGTTACCGGGTTGGGTCACTCGCGCCGGTTCGAGGCCATTGGAGAAGATCGTTTTGAAACCCCTGAAGGCGACACGCGACTGGGGTTCCGGCGCACCAATGATGGACACATCGTCGGCGCCGATCTCAACGGCGGATTGCACAGTTTTGACAGGCTGCATTTCTGGCACACGGAAACTTCGCTGGACTCGGCTCTTTGGACAGCGCTTGCAGGGGCGCTTTTGTGTCTGGCAAGCGCCTTTTCCGGTTGGCGGGCGCGACAACAGATTTCGAGCTTGCCGCTGTGGCAGGGATTGACCTGGATCGGCATCATTGCCGTATTCACGGAGGTCCTCGAGCAGGCAACACACGGCGATGATCTGTCCGTGGCCGCGTCACCCGGCGCCGGGCTGTGGACCATGACAATCCTCTTCGGCGTCGGGGCTGCATCGTTGCTGCCGGTCACAGTCTGGCTTTCGTCGACCAACGGCGAACAGCACATCAGCAAGGGAGAGCGCATTGCCGTACTCGCGGCATTGCCGTTCTTTGTCTGGTCGTTATTTGCCGCCTGGAAGTGGAACCTGCCAACGGCTGCCCTGACTTGGTGA
- a CDS encoding ABC transporter substrate-binding protein — protein MRKSLLAALLLGVSSAIAPATAADLRIGLQEDPDVLDPDQSRTFVGRIVYASLCDKLVDITPDLEIIPQLASGWSWSDDGLTLTMDLRDDVTFHDGTPFDAEAVKANIDRSQNLPESRRKSEVKNIQSVEVTGPHQVQFKLKGPDATLLAQFADRSGMMLSPAAAAAAGVDFGAKPICSGPFKFVERVAQDRIVLEKFSDYWNADAINFDKVTFLPIPDTTVRLANLRSGDLDMLERLAATDAASVKDDGSLQYEEAVSLGYQGITVNVGNGDRAGNPLGQDAKIREAFSLSLDRDAINQVVFEGAFAPGNQPYPPTSPWYDKDHPVPARDVEKAKALLKEAGFDSLDVEVQVANNPVQTQLMQVVQSMAAEAGFNVKLKSMEFASLLSDQSAGNYQASQIGWSGRVDPDGNIHQFVTCEGGINDSKYCNPEIDALLDAARTSTDLEIRKEKYDAARDILNADMPLIYLYHVTWIWALSDELEGFKPYPDGMIRLENVKFK, from the coding sequence ATGCGTAAATCTCTCCTAGCAGCACTGCTTCTCGGTGTTTCGTCGGCAATCGCTCCGGCGACAGCTGCCGACCTCCGCATCGGCCTCCAGGAAGATCCGGACGTTCTCGACCCGGATCAGTCGCGGACATTTGTCGGCCGTATCGTCTATGCATCCCTGTGCGACAAGCTTGTCGACATCACGCCTGACCTGGAGATCATTCCTCAGCTCGCGTCGGGCTGGTCATGGTCCGACGACGGCCTGACCCTCACGATGGATCTGCGCGACGATGTCACCTTTCATGACGGCACGCCGTTTGATGCCGAAGCCGTGAAGGCCAATATCGACCGCTCCCAGAACCTGCCCGAAAGCCGGCGCAAGAGTGAAGTCAAGAACATCCAGTCCGTCGAGGTCACCGGACCGCATCAGGTCCAGTTCAAGCTGAAGGGCCCCGATGCGACCCTTCTGGCTCAGTTTGCAGACCGTTCCGGCATGATGCTGTCACCGGCAGCCGCGGCCGCCGCCGGTGTCGATTTCGGCGCAAAGCCGATCTGCAGCGGTCCGTTCAAATTCGTCGAAAGGGTTGCGCAGGACAGGATCGTCCTGGAAAAATTCAGTGATTACTGGAACGCGGACGCCATAAACTTCGACAAGGTCACCTTCCTGCCCATCCCGGACACGACCGTCCGCCTCGCCAACCTGCGCTCGGGCGATCTTGACATGCTGGAGCGCCTGGCGGCAACGGATGCCGCGTCGGTCAAGGATGACGGATCGCTGCAGTACGAAGAAGCCGTGAGCCTTGGTTATCAGGGCATCACCGTCAATGTCGGCAATGGCGACCGCGCCGGCAATCCGCTCGGTCAGGACGCCAAGATACGCGAAGCCTTCAGCCTGTCGCTGGACCGCGATGCGATCAACCAGGTTGTCTTCGAAGGCGCTTTTGCTCCCGGCAACCAGCCCTACCCTCCGACAAGTCCCTGGTATGACAAGGACCACCCGGTTCCGGCAAGAGACGTCGAGAAGGCCAAGGCCCTTTTGAAAGAGGCCGGTTTTGACAGTCTTGATGTGGAAGTCCAGGTCGCCAACAACCCGGTGCAGACACAGCTCATGCAGGTTGTTCAGTCGATGGCGGCCGAGGCCGGCTTCAATGTCAAGCTGAAGTCGATGGAATTTGCCAGCCTTCTGTCGGACCAGTCCGCGGGCAACTACCAGGCCAGCCAGATCGGATGGTCGGGACGCGTGGACCCGGATGGCAACATCCACCAGTTCGTCACGTGTGAAGGCGGCATCAACGACAGCAAGTACTGCAACCCGGAGATTGATGCTCTGCTTGATGCGGCACGCACCTCCACGGATCTGGAAATCCGCAAGGAGAAATACGATGCGGCCCGCGACATCCTGAACGCGGACATGCCGCTCATCTATCTCTACCACGTCACCTGGATCTGGGCGCTCTCCGACGAACTCGAGGGCTTCAAGCCGTACCCGGACGGCATGATCCGTCTGGAGAACGTGAAGTTCAAGTAA
- a CDS encoding DUF1028 domain-containing protein, which translates to MTFSIVARDKATGHFGIAVASRFFAAGAVVPHLAGQVGAIATQALVSPLYGTEGLTLLRSGVSAQRVIDTVVDRDEGRHSRQIHLIDAKGRTAAFTGEKCIDWCGHLIEDNVTVAGNMLAGPQVVDAAMKSYLANADLPLEERLLTAMDAAEAAGGDKRGRQSAALKIVHGEDYPWLDIRADDHGAPLEELRRLYAVAQERYLHFAQLMPTRGNIHGLLDRTEIDRKIAELETERKRTGRPSASFATPAA; encoded by the coding sequence ATGACGTTTTCGATTGTCGCCCGTGACAAGGCAACAGGGCATTTCGGGATCGCCGTGGCGAGCCGTTTCTTCGCGGCCGGGGCTGTCGTGCCGCACCTGGCAGGACAGGTCGGCGCAATCGCCACGCAGGCACTCGTCAGTCCGCTGTACGGGACCGAGGGCCTGACCCTTCTCCGCTCCGGTGTTTCGGCGCAAAGGGTGATCGATACCGTCGTTGACCGCGACGAGGGACGCCATTCGCGCCAGATCCATCTCATTGATGCAAAGGGGCGGACTGCGGCCTTCACCGGCGAGAAATGCATCGACTGGTGCGGTCACCTCATAGAAGACAACGTCACTGTCGCCGGAAACATGCTGGCCGGGCCGCAAGTGGTGGATGCCGCCATGAAAAGCTACCTGGCAAACGCGGACTTGCCGCTTGAAGAGCGGCTTTTGACCGCGATGGACGCCGCAGAGGCTGCCGGCGGCGACAAGCGCGGGCGCCAGTCGGCTGCTCTCAAGATCGTTCACGGGGAAGACTATCCATGGCTCGACATCCGCGCCGACGACCATGGCGCCCCGCTGGAAGAACTGCGCCGCCTCTATGCCGTTGCCCAGGAACGCTACCTTCACTTCGCCCAGTTGATGCCGACACGCGGCAATATTCACGGGCTACTGGACCGCACTGAAATCGACCGAAAAATTGCGGAACTGGAGACCGAAAGAAAAAGGACCGGGCGCCCCAGCGCTTCCTTTGCGACACCGGCGGCCTGA
- a CDS encoding gamma-glutamyltransferase family protein has translation MTVFTTRPEIKGTFGVVTSTHWIATAVGMRMLELGGNAFDAAVATGLVLQVVEPHLNGPGGDLPVLLHDASQNETKVLCAQGAAPAGASISHYKSENLDLIPGNGLLSTVIPGAFDGWMLLLRDHGILPLRTVLEPAIHYASNGHPLLPRVSATIAGLKEFFETEWPTSHETWAPGGIVPAPDSNFRNPVLAETWTRLLNEAEAVTGRENQIDAARDCFYRGFIAEAIGRYLETAEVMDASGARHKAVLTADDLSGYAATYEDPVSAAYDGWTVLKTGPWGQGPVLLQSLSLLRGFDMESVDPAGPEFVHLVTEAMKLAYADREAYYGDPDFCDVPLNTLLSETYNAARRSQITGQASTDLLPGIVPGFEDQVERTLSVIEAAGISKTGVYEPTMAHLSEKRGDTVHIDVIDRWGNIVSATPSGGWLQSSPIIPGLGFALNSRAQMYWLEDGLPGSLAPGKRPRTTLTPSIAFHEDGTALAFGTPGGDQQDQWQLSLFLRLAHHERNLQAALDMPLFHTTHFPASFHPRQRQPGHIMAEESFGADTLSSLRNRGHSVEVADEWTIGRLTVAARDPSGLLRAGATPRLMQAYAAGR, from the coding sequence ATGACAGTCTTTACCACCAGACCCGAAATCAAAGGCACCTTCGGTGTCGTCACGTCGACCCACTGGATTGCCACCGCGGTGGGTATGCGGATGCTGGAACTCGGGGGCAACGCCTTCGACGCAGCAGTCGCCACCGGGCTGGTCCTTCAGGTTGTCGAGCCGCATCTCAATGGTCCGGGCGGCGACCTGCCTGTCCTGCTGCACGATGCAAGCCAGAACGAAACCAAGGTGCTGTGCGCTCAAGGCGCCGCGCCGGCAGGCGCATCGATCAGTCACTACAAATCCGAAAACCTGGACCTGATCCCGGGCAACGGACTTCTTTCGACCGTCATTCCCGGCGCCTTTGACGGGTGGATGCTGCTCTTGCGTGATCACGGCATCCTGCCGCTCAGAACCGTTCTTGAACCCGCGATACACTACGCCAGTAACGGGCATCCCCTCCTTCCACGGGTCAGCGCAACTATTGCGGGCCTGAAAGAGTTCTTCGAAACCGAATGGCCGACGTCCCATGAGACCTGGGCTCCGGGAGGCATCGTCCCGGCGCCGGACTCCAATTTCAGGAACCCGGTTCTCGCCGAAACATGGACAAGGCTGTTGAACGAAGCCGAAGCCGTTACCGGCCGCGAAAACCAGATCGACGCTGCGCGCGACTGTTTCTACCGCGGCTTTATCGCCGAAGCGATCGGACGGTATCTTGAAACCGCCGAGGTGATGGATGCGTCCGGAGCCCGCCACAAGGCTGTCCTGACAGCCGACGACCTGTCCGGCTACGCGGCGACATACGAAGATCCGGTCAGCGCCGCCTATGACGGCTGGACCGTCCTGAAGACCGGTCCCTGGGGACAGGGTCCTGTTCTATTGCAGTCGCTGTCGCTATTACGCGGGTTCGACATGGAATCGGTCGATCCGGCTGGTCCGGAATTCGTCCATCTCGTGACCGAAGCAATGAAGCTCGCCTACGCGGATCGGGAAGCCTATTACGGTGATCCCGATTTCTGCGATGTTCCGCTGAATACGCTCTTGTCCGAAACCTATAACGCCGCACGGCGCTCGCAAATCACCGGACAGGCATCGACGGATCTGCTTCCTGGCATTGTTCCCGGCTTCGAAGATCAGGTTGAACGCACGCTGAGCGTCATTGAGGCCGCGGGCATCTCCAAAACCGGTGTTTATGAACCGACAATGGCACATTTGTCGGAAAAGCGCGGCGATACGGTCCACATCGACGTCATTGACCGCTGGGGCAACATCGTTTCCGCCACGCCTTCCGGCGGCTGGCTGCAGTCGTCTCCGATCATCCCCGGGCTCGGCTTCGCCCTCAATTCCCGGGCACAGATGTACTGGCTCGAAGACGGGCTGCCGGGTTCGCTTGCACCGGGGAAACGTCCGCGCACGACGCTCACGCCGAGCATCGCGTTTCATGAGGACGGAACCGCACTTGCCTTCGGCACCCCCGGCGGAGACCAGCAGGATCAGTGGCAGCTGTCCCTGTTCCTGCGACTGGCGCATCACGAACGGAATCTTCAGGCCGCGCTCGACATGCCGCTCTTTCACACCACACACTTTCCGGCGTCTTTCCATCCGCGCCAACGGCAGCCGGGTCACATCATGGCCGAAGAAAGCTTCGGCGCCGACACGCTGTCGAGCCTCAGGAACCGGGGACACTCGGTCGAAGTGGCCGATGAATGGACAATCGGCAGGTTGACCGTCGCCGCGCGCGACCCCTCTGGCCTGCTGCGCGCCGGTGCGACGCCCCGCCTGATGCAGGCCTACGCGGCCGGGCGATGA
- a CDS encoding ABC transporter permease, with translation MTVVADLPATGSDEQPRSGNRAWKKLRANKSAFVGFLLVVFFVSIAALAPVLPIADPTATDWGAIRKGPSAVHWLGTDELGRDILSRMIWGAQASLLAGVVSVLIAVSIGVPFGLVSGYFGGWIDQVISRATDALLATPFLILAIALAAFLGPSLTNAMIAIGLSAMPIFIRLTRGEVLAVKTEDYVEGAHAIGLSTPVLLARYILPNVFAPILVQATLTIATAIIAEASLSFLGLGQQPPAPSWGSMLNVAKNFMTQAPWMAMWPGIAIFLVVLGFNLLGDGLRDALDPRET, from the coding sequence GTGACCGTTGTAGCCGATCTCCCCGCGACCGGATCCGACGAACAACCGAGATCCGGCAACCGGGCCTGGAAGAAACTCAGGGCCAACAAAAGCGCCTTTGTCGGCTTTCTGCTGGTCGTCTTCTTTGTTTCAATTGCCGCTCTCGCCCCGGTATTGCCGATCGCCGACCCCACCGCAACGGACTGGGGTGCCATTCGAAAGGGCCCCTCGGCGGTTCATTGGCTCGGAACGGATGAACTGGGACGCGACATTCTCTCCAGGATGATCTGGGGCGCGCAGGCGTCGCTTCTTGCCGGCGTGGTTTCGGTGCTGATAGCCGTTTCCATCGGCGTCCCGTTCGGCCTTGTATCCGGTTACTTCGGTGGCTGGATCGACCAGGTCATCTCGCGCGCGACCGACGCCCTGCTGGCAACGCCATTCCTCATCCTCGCGATCGCGCTCGCCGCGTTTCTCGGACCGAGCCTCACCAACGCCATGATCGCGATCGGCCTGTCCGCAATGCCGATCTTCATACGGCTGACCCGGGGCGAGGTTCTGGCGGTCAAGACCGAAGACTACGTCGAAGGCGCCCATGCCATCGGTCTGTCCACACCGGTCCTTCTGGCGCGCTACATCCTGCCGAATGTATTCGCGCCCATTCTGGTTCAGGCAACCCTGACCATTGCAACAGCCATCATTGCCGAGGCGAGCCTCTCGTTTCTCGGACTTGGCCAGCAACCCCCGGCACCCAGCTGGGGATCAATGCTGAACGTCGCCAAAAACTTCATGACCCAGGCTCCCTGGATGGCGATGTGGCCAGGCATCGCGATCTTTCTGGTCGTCCTTGGCTTCAATCTACTCGGCGACGGGCTGCGCGACGCGCTCGATCCCCGGGAAACATAA
- a CDS encoding ABC transporter ATP-binding protein, which translates to MGECPENPESRLDGPPLLTVDNLSIRFKNAPGNTVDGISFRVNRGETLCIVGESGCGKSISALALMGLLPMPPAEIASGRISFDRRDLLTLPAKTRADLRGDRMAMIFQEPMTSLNPAFRIGDQIAEGVLRHRAISQADARRRALEMLDRVKIPAAAERLDDYPHQLSGGMRQRVMIAMALANDPDLLIADEPTTALDVTIQAQILDLMRTLQQETGTALIMITHDLGVVAEVADQVAVMYAGRIVEQGPVQAIFDDPQHPYTIGLMSSLPSLGQRQDRLTTISGMVPAIDAMPPGCRFAPRCPFAEETCRAQAPQLASISGAHFAACHLAPLETHMVEAV; encoded by the coding sequence ATGGGTGAGTGCCCGGAAAATCCGGAATCCCGGCTGGACGGCCCGCCGCTGCTAACGGTCGACAACCTCTCGATCCGCTTCAAGAATGCGCCTGGCAACACGGTCGATGGGATATCCTTCCGCGTCAACCGCGGCGAAACGCTGTGCATCGTGGGAGAAAGCGGCTGCGGCAAGTCCATCTCCGCGCTCGCACTGATGGGCCTTCTCCCCATGCCGCCTGCGGAAATCGCGTCCGGGCGGATCTCCTTCGACCGGCGGGATCTGCTGACACTGCCGGCCAAGACCCGCGCGGATCTGCGCGGCGATCGCATGGCGATGATCTTTCAGGAACCAATGACGTCGCTCAACCCCGCCTTCCGCATCGGAGACCAGATTGCCGAAGGCGTGCTGCGCCACCGGGCGATCAGTCAAGCGGATGCGCGCCGGCGGGCTTTGGAGATGCTCGATCGCGTCAAGATTCCGGCTGCAGCCGAACGGCTCGACGACTATCCGCATCAGCTGTCCGGCGGCATGCGTCAGCGGGTGATGATCGCAATGGCCCTTGCCAACGATCCGGATCTCCTGATCGCGGACGAACCGACGACCGCACTCGACGTGACCATCCAGGCCCAGATCCTCGATCTCATGCGAACGCTTCAGCAGGAAACGGGAACGGCGCTAATCATGATCACGCACGACCTGGGCGTTGTTGCGGAAGTCGCCGATCAGGTCGCCGTGATGTATGCCGGCAGGATCGTCGAGCAAGGACCGGTCCAGGCCATTTTTGACGATCCGCAGCATCCATACACCATCGGCCTCATGAGCTCCCTGCCCTCCCTCGGACAGAGACAGGACCGTCTCACCACGATTTCCGGCATGGTTCCGGCGATCGACGCTATGCCACCCGGTTGCCGCTTTGCCCCACGGTGCCCGTTCGCCGAAGAAACCTGCAGGGCGCAAGCGCCACAACTGGCTTCCATCTCCGGAGCGCATTTCGCCGCCTGCCATCTGGCTCCGCTCGAGACCCACATGGTGGAGGCGGTATGA